In Carya illinoinensis cultivar Pawnee chromosome 9, C.illinoinensisPawnee_v1, whole genome shotgun sequence, the following are encoded in one genomic region:
- the LOC122275089 gene encoding vacuolar-sorting receptor 1-like translates to MGKRLGLLLCFLFMLFGFCVARFVVEKNSLRVSSPSSLKGVYECAIGNFGVPQYGGTMVGIVTYPKANQKACKSFDDVDISFKSKPGGLPTFLLVDRGDCYFTLKAWNAQNGGAAAILVADDRIEPLITMDTPEEENADADYLQNITIPSALISKSLGDSIKKVLSNREMVNINLDWSEALPHPDERVEYEFWTNSNDECGPKCDSQIDFAKNFKGAAQILEKKGYTQFTPHYITWYCPEAFILSEQCKSQCINHGRYCAPDPEQDFRRGYDGKDVVVQNLRQVCFFKVANDGGKPWLWWDYVADFAIRCPMKEKKYSEECSNQVIQTLGVDLKEIEKCVGDPTADVDNPVLKSEQDAQIGKGSRGDVTILPTLVINNRQYRGKLDKVAVLKAICAGFEETTEPAICLSGDIETNECLNNNGGCWQDKGANITACKDTFRGRVCECPVVQDVKFVGDGYTHCEASGALRCEINNGGCWTKSQDGMTYSACVDDDSKGCKCPPGFKGDGVNACEDVDECKEKLACQCPECKCKNTWGSYECSCGGGLLYMQEHDLCISKYNTTVRWSFVWVAILGLAAAGFGGYSVYKYRIRRYMDSEIRAIMAQYMPLDNQGEVPNHISRGNV, encoded by the exons atggggaaaaggcTCGGGCTTTTGCTGTGTTTTTTGTTTATGCTATTTGGGTTTTGTGTGGCACGGTTTGTGGTGGAGAAGAACAGCTTGAGAGTGTCTTCACCGAGCTCGTTGAAAGGTGTATATGAATGTGCAATTGGAAATTTTGGGGTTCCTCAGTATGGAGGAACTATGGTTGGCATTGTGACGTACCCCAAAGCCAATCAAAAGGCATGCAAGAGCTTCGATGACGTAGATATCTCTTTCAAGTCGAAGCCCGGAGGCCTACCCACCTTTCTTCTTGTCGATAGAGGAG ATTGTTACTTCACCTTGAAGGCCTGGAACGCACAGAATGGTGGAGCAGCTGCCATTCTGGTTGCAGATGACAGGATTGAACCATTAATTACCATGGACACTCCTGAAGAAGAGAATGCCGATGCTGATTATCTACAGAACATCACCATTCCTTCGGCTCTTATCAGCAAATCTTTGGGGGATAGCATTAAGAAAGTTCTATCTAACAGAGAGATGGTTAACATAAATCTTGATTGGTCCGAGGCTCTTCCACATCCTGATGAGCGGGTTGAGTATGAGTTTTGGACAAATAGCAATGATGAATGTGGGCCAAAGTGTGATAGCCAGATCGACTTTGCCAAGAACTTCAAAGGGGCAGCTCAAATACTTGAGAAGAAAGGGTACACTCAGTTCACCCCGCACTATATAACTTGGTATTGCCCAGAAGCTTTTATTTTGAGTGAACAGTGTAAGTCTCAGTGCATCAATCATGGGAGATACTGTGCTCCAGATCCAGAACAAGATTTTAGAAGAGGCTATGATGGCAAGGATGTTGTGGTTCAAAATCTACGCCAAGTTTGCTTCTTTAAGGTGGCAAATGACGGTGGAAAGCCATGGCTTTGGTGGGACTATGTGGCAGATTTTGCAATCCGTTGCCCGATGAAAGAGAAGAAATACAGTGAAGAATGCTCAAATCAAGTTATTCAAACACTTG GCGTTGATCTCAAGGAGATAGAAAAATGCGTTGGAGACCCTACTGCAGATGTGGACAACCCAGTTCTTAAATCTGAACAGGATGCACAG ATTGGCAAGGGTTCTCGTGGAGATGTTACCATATTGCCAACTCTTGTTATAAATAACAGACAGTATAGAG GTAAGTTGGACAAAGTAGCAGTTCTCAAGGCCATCTGTGCAGGTTTTGAAGAGACCACAGAGCCTGCCATTTGTTTAAGTGGAG ATATAGAAACAAATGAGTGTTTGAACAACAACGGTGGCTGCTGGCAGGACAAGGGTGCCAACATAACTGCATGCAAG GACACTTTTAGGGGAAGAGTATGTGAATGCCCTGTTGTGCAAGATGTGAAGTTTGTTGGAGATGGTTATACTCACTGTGAAG CTTCAGGAGCTTTACGCTGTGAAATTAATAATGGAGGTTGTTGGACGAAATCCCAGGATGGCATGACTTACTCTGCTTGTGTT GATGATGACTCCAAAGGTTGCAAGTGTCCACCAGGATTCAAGGGTGATGGAGTCAATGCCTGCGAAG ATGTTGATGAATGCAAAGAGAAGCTGGCCTGCCAATGCCCAGAGTGCAAATGCAAGAATACATGGGGCAGTTATGAGTGCAGCTGTGGCGGTGGCTTATTGTACATGCAAGAACATGACTTATGTATAA GTAAATATAATACAACAGTCCGCTGGAGCTTTGTTTGGGTTGCTATTCTCGGCTTGGCTGCTGCTGGGTTCGGGGGGTACTCAGTTTACAAGTACAGGATCCGG AGATACATGGATTCTGAAATACGAGCAATCATGGCGCAGTACATGCCATTGGACAATCAAGGAGAGGTACCTAATCACATATCCCGTGGCAATGTCTGA
- the LOC122275090 gene encoding protein FATTY ACID EXPORT 3, chloroplastic: MSVTLESLSVLNPNPSYVSFPSKMSTFVPSVRFDPLLRPRFCRFSVMPKAVSPKLLGARFLSLERRNSWKPPVLTYAASHEESDNIDIEVEKDKEDIKLDAEASEEAWEQALESFKEQALKMQSISQEAYEVYSKKAVIILKETSEQLKIQAEKAKNDLSVIAKEISEEGKVYLTSAAENSPEPVKEIVETYTSSTDDLNEISRVHDFHVGIPYGLILSLGGFLSFMLTGSIGAIRFGVILGGTLLSLSILSLKSYGKGETFPLGLKGQAAIASIIFLQEIRMLSQAPSFLSYFTTFISGAVVAFYVYRILRNRKRKRGSNLENQTEN, translated from the exons ATGAGTGTGACGTTGGAGTCCCTTTCGGTcttaaaccctaaccctagctACGTCTCATTTCCGTCCAAGATGTCTACGTTTGTGCCGTCTGTAAGGTTCGATCCCCTTCTCAGGCCTCGCTTCTGCAGGTTCTCTGTTATGCCGAAAGCTGTTTCTCCCAAGCTACTTGGGGCTCGTTTTCTCTCTCTTGAGCGACGGAACTCCTGGAAACCTCCGGTTCTAACTTATGCAGCCTCTCACGAGGAATCG GACAATATAGATATTGAAGTAGAGAAGGATAAGGAAGATATCAAATTGGATGCTGAAGCCTCAGAAGAAGCTTGGGAGCAAGCTCTAGAATCTTTCAAAGAACAAGCCTTGAAGATGCAAAGCATTTCCCAAGAAGCATACGAGGTATACTCCAAGAAAGCAGTTATCATCCTAAAAGAAACTTCGGAACAGTTGAAAATACAGGCAGAAAAGGCAAAGAACGATTTGAGTGTGATAGCAAAGGAAATTAGTGAAGAAGGTAAAGTATATCTCACCTCAGCTGCAGAGAATTCCCCTGAACCAGTGAAGGAGATTGTGGAGACATATACTTCCTCAACCGATGATCTGAATGAAATTTCAAGAGTCCATGACTTCCATGTTGGGATACCATATG GTCTGATCCTTTCTCTTGGTGGCTTTCTTTCCTTCATGCTGACGGGAAGCATTGGTGCCATTAGGTTTGGTGTTATCCTAGGTGGTACTCTTTTGTCTTTAAGCATTTTAAGCTTGAAATCGTATGGAAAAGGAGAAACATTTCCTCTGGGCTTGAAAGGACAAGCAG CAATAGcaagtataatatttttacagGAGATACGCATGCTGTCTCAG GCTCCATCATTTCTGAGTTATTTTACAACCTTCATCAG CGGTGCTGTGGTAGCATTCTATGTCTATAGGATCCTTCGGAATCGTAAAAGGAAGAGGGGCTCAAACTTGGAAAACCAAACTGAAAATTAG